One stretch of Streptomyces sp. A2-16 DNA includes these proteins:
- a CDS encoding RNA polymerase sigma factor, whose translation MLGDDAELTAAVLAAQDGDETAFRTVYRAVHPRLLGYVRTLVGDPDAEDVASEAWLQIARDLDRFDGDADRFRGWAARIARNRALDHIRMRGRRPAIGGDETELTGKPAESDTAGEAIEALATDTTLSLIARLPQDQAEAVVLRVVVGLDAKTAAETLGKRPGAVRTAAHRGLKRLAELLGEDPESAGVLDAMPPQREPQNSAVTSASVTHMRPRTQKDM comes from the coding sequence GTGCTGGGGGACGACGCGGAGTTGACTGCCGCGGTGCTTGCGGCACAGGACGGGGACGAGACCGCGTTCCGGACTGTGTACCGCGCGGTGCACCCGCGGCTGCTCGGATACGTCCGGACGCTGGTCGGTGATCCGGACGCCGAGGACGTGGCCTCCGAGGCCTGGCTCCAGATAGCCCGTGACCTGGACCGCTTCGACGGGGACGCCGACCGCTTCCGCGGCTGGGCCGCCCGGATAGCCCGCAACCGCGCCCTCGACCACATCCGGATGCGCGGCCGCCGCCCCGCCATCGGCGGCGACGAGACCGAGCTGACCGGGAAGCCCGCCGAGTCGGACACCGCGGGCGAGGCCATCGAGGCGCTGGCCACCGACACCACCCTCTCGCTCATCGCCCGGCTGCCCCAGGACCAGGCCGAGGCCGTGGTGCTGCGCGTGGTGGTCGGCCTGGACGCCAAGACCGCCGCCGAGACCCTCGGCAAGCGTCCCGGCGCGGTACGGACGGCCGCGCACCGGGGTCTGAAGCGGCTCGCCGAGCTCCTCGGCGAGGATCCGGAATCGGCCGGTGTGCTCGACGCCATGCCGCCGCAGCGAGAACCGCAGAACAGCGCGGTGACGTCCGCGAGTGTGACGCATATGCGTCCGCGGACGCAGAAGGACATGTGA
- a CDS encoding methylmalonyl-CoA mutase family protein, which translates to MTRESESGLPIEPVYGPEALRGWTPEDKLGEPGGYPFTRGVYPSMYTGRPWTMRQYAGFGTATESNARYRQLIAHGTTGLSVAFDLPTQMGHDSDAPIAHGEVGKVGVAVDSVEDMRVLFDGIPLDQVSTSMTINAPAAVLLLLYQLVAEEQGVAADRLTGTIQNDVLKEYIARGTYIFPPKPSLRLTADIFKYCRTVLPRWNTISISGYHMAEAGASPAQEIAFTLADGIEYVRTAVAAGMDVDDFAPRLSFFFVARTTILEEVAKFRAARRIWARVMREEFGARNPKSLMLRFHTQTAGVQLTAQQPEVNLVRVAVQGLAAVLGGTQSLHTNSFDEAIALPTDKSARLALRTQQVLAYETDVTATVDPFAGSYVVESMTDDVEAAALDLMRKVEDLGGAVAAIEHGFQKGEIERNAYRIAQETDSGERVVVGVNRFRLDEEEPYEPLRVDPAIEAQQSERLARLRAGRDGAAVAAALTALKKAAEGEDNVLHPMKDALRARATVGEVCNALREVWGTHVPSDAF; encoded by the coding sequence ATGACGCGTGAGTCGGAGTCCGGACTGCCCATCGAACCCGTCTACGGTCCCGAGGCCCTTCGGGGCTGGACCCCCGAGGACAAGCTCGGCGAGCCGGGCGGGTATCCCTTCACGCGCGGTGTGTACCCGTCGATGTACACCGGGCGCCCCTGGACCATGCGCCAGTACGCCGGTTTCGGTACGGCGACGGAGTCCAACGCCCGCTACCGGCAGCTGATCGCCCACGGCACGACGGGCCTGTCCGTCGCCTTCGACCTGCCCACCCAGATGGGCCACGACTCCGACGCCCCGATCGCGCACGGCGAGGTCGGCAAGGTCGGTGTCGCCGTCGACTCCGTCGAGGACATGCGGGTGCTGTTCGACGGGATCCCGCTGGACCAGGTCTCCACGTCCATGACGATCAACGCGCCCGCCGCGGTGCTGCTGCTCCTGTACCAACTGGTGGCCGAGGAGCAGGGGGTGGCCGCCGACCGGCTCACCGGCACGATCCAGAACGACGTGCTGAAGGAGTACATCGCGCGGGGCACCTACATCTTCCCGCCGAAGCCCTCGCTGCGGCTCACCGCCGACATCTTCAAGTACTGCAGGACCGTGCTGCCCCGGTGGAACACGATCTCGATCTCCGGCTACCACATGGCGGAGGCGGGCGCCTCGCCCGCGCAGGAGATCGCCTTCACCCTGGCCGACGGCATCGAGTACGTGCGGACGGCGGTCGCGGCCGGCATGGACGTCGACGACTTCGCCCCGCGTCTGTCGTTCTTCTTCGTGGCGCGGACGACGATCCTCGAGGAGGTCGCCAAGTTCCGTGCCGCCCGGCGCATCTGGGCGCGGGTGATGCGGGAGGAGTTCGGCGCCCGGAACCCGAAGTCGCTGATGCTCCGCTTCCACACGCAGACGGCGGGCGTGCAGCTGACGGCCCAGCAGCCGGAGGTCAACCTCGTGCGGGTGGCCGTCCAGGGCCTGGCCGCCGTTCTCGGCGGCACCCAGTCCCTGCACACCAACTCCTTCGACGAGGCCATCGCCCTGCCGACCGACAAGTCGGCGCGGCTGGCCCTGCGCACCCAGCAGGTGCTGGCGTACGAGACCGACGTGACCGCGACGGTCGACCCGTTCGCCGGCTCCTACGTCGTCGAGTCGATGACCGACGACGTCGAGGCGGCGGCGCTGGACCTGATGCGGAAGGTCGAGGACCTCGGCGGCGCGGTCGCCGCCATCGAGCACGGCTTCCAGAAGGGCGAGATCGAACGCAACGCCTACCGCATCGCCCAGGAGACCGACTCCGGCGAGCGGGTGGTCGTGGGCGTCAACCGCTTCCGGCTCGACGAGGAGGAGCCGTACGAACCGCTGCGGGTCGACCCGGCGATCGAGGCCCAGCAGTCCGAACGGCTCGCGCGGCTCCGCGCCGGGCGCGACGGCGCGGCGGTGGCCGCGGCCCTCACCGCCCTCAAGAAGGCCGCCGAGGGCGAGGACAACGTCCTCCACCCGATGAAGGACGCGCTGAGGGCCCGGGCGACGGTGGGCGAGGTGTGCAACGCGCTGCGCGAGGTGTGGGGCACCCATGTCCCCTCGGACGCGTTCTGA
- the leuE gene encoding leucine efflux protein LeuE, whose product MLGVIDLPTYLAGLVLIVLLPGPNSLYVVSVAARRGVRAGYTAAAGVWCGDAVLMTLSAAGVASLLQANALLFGIVKYAGAGYLTWLAVGMLRAAWGMWRSRRSPTAEAEVADAGPGERPYRKALVISLFNPKAILFFVAFFVQFVDPGYAHPAISFVVLGAFAQVASFLYLTALIFGGTKLAAAFRRRRLLSAGATSAAGALFLGFAVKLSLASA is encoded by the coding sequence ATGCTCGGTGTCATAGACCTCCCCACCTACCTGGCAGGACTCGTCCTGATCGTCCTGCTGCCCGGCCCCAACTCGCTCTACGTCGTCTCCGTCGCCGCGCGCCGGGGGGTCCGGGCCGGCTACACCGCCGCGGCCGGGGTGTGGTGCGGGGACGCCGTGCTGATGACGCTGTCCGCGGCGGGGGTCGCCTCGCTGCTCCAGGCCAACGCCTTGCTGTTCGGGATCGTGAAGTACGCGGGCGCCGGGTATCTGACGTGGCTCGCGGTGGGGATGCTGCGGGCCGCGTGGGGGATGTGGCGGTCGCGGCGGTCGCCGACGGCCGAGGCGGAGGTCGCCGACGCCGGTCCGGGGGAGCGGCCGTATCGCAAGGCCCTGGTGATCAGCCTGTTCAACCCCAAGGCGATCCTGTTCTTCGTCGCCTTCTTCGTGCAGTTCGTCGACCCGGGGTACGCGCATCCGGCGATCTCGTTCGTCGTGCTCGGGGCGTTCGCTCAGGTGGCCAGCTTCCTGTACCTGACCGCGCTGATCTTCGGCGGGACGAAGCTGGCGGCCGCGTTCCGAAGGCGCCGGCTGCTGTCCGCGGGGGCGACTTCGGCGGCGGGGGCGTTGTTCCTCGGGTTCGCCGTGAAGCTGTCGCTCGCTAGCGCGTGA
- a CDS encoding L,D-transpeptidase family protein, with protein sequence MGRSFAALLVLAMACGCTVQTADGDGDGKRRLPVRIEVPKRSTPPADDDPKPSATPSAPAAAPAVVLWSRGDSGRDVRELQARLRQVAWLYDGPTGSYDDLTERAVKGFQGKRGLPRTGRTDTVTWKRLKAMTREPGKWELYLMGGQPADAPDARCLTGRVLCISKTSRTLRWMIDGRTVTTVPVRFGSVGTPTREGVFSVYWKSRHHVSTLYDSPMPYAMFFSGGQAVHYSADFAAHGYAGGSHGCVNVRDEAAIADLFSQVRNGDKVVVHW encoded by the coding sequence ATGGGGAGATCGTTCGCCGCACTGCTGGTCCTGGCGATGGCCTGCGGCTGCACGGTGCAGACCGCCGACGGGGACGGCGACGGGAAGCGGCGTCTGCCGGTACGGATCGAGGTCCCGAAGCGCAGTACGCCACCGGCGGACGACGACCCGAAGCCGAGTGCGACACCGTCCGCCCCGGCCGCCGCGCCCGCAGTCGTGCTGTGGTCGCGGGGCGACTCCGGGCGGGACGTGCGGGAGTTGCAGGCCCGGCTGCGGCAGGTCGCGTGGCTCTACGACGGGCCGACGGGGTCGTACGACGACCTCACCGAACGCGCGGTCAAGGGGTTCCAGGGCAAGCGCGGACTGCCGAGGACCGGGAGGACCGACACGGTCACCTGGAAGCGGTTGAAGGCCATGACACGCGAGCCGGGCAAGTGGGAGCTGTATCTGATGGGCGGGCAGCCGGCCGACGCGCCGGACGCGCGCTGTCTGACCGGGCGGGTGCTGTGCATCAGCAAGACGAGCCGGACACTGCGCTGGATGATCGACGGTCGGACGGTGACGACCGTGCCGGTCCGCTTCGGCTCGGTGGGCACACCGACTCGTGAGGGCGTGTTCAGCGTCTACTGGAAGTCACGGCACCATGTGTCGACGCTCTACGACTCCCCGATGCCGTACGCCATGTTCTTCAGCGGCGGCCAGGCGGTGCACTACTCGGCCGACTTCGCGGCCCACGGCTACGCGGGCGGCTCGCACGGCTGCGTCAACGTGCGGGACGAGGCGGCGATCGCGGATCTGTTCAGCCAGGTGAGGAACGGCGACAAGGTCGTCGTCCACTGGTGA